The Luteolibacter arcticus genome includes the window GACGGGTCCGGTAGCCCCGTCGCCGCGGAAGATGCCCAGGTTGTCGTTATCCCCGCCGCTGGTGTTGCGGAGATTGGCGAAGAAGGCGACCTGTCCCGCATCGTTCATGACCGGGCTGTTGAAGAGGAAGAATTCGCCGTTTCCAGCGGGCACAGCCTGACCTTCGCGGGCGATCGTGACCGTGGGTGCGGCACCGTCGCCGCGAAACACGCCCTCGTTGTCATTGCCGCCGCCGGTGGTTCCGGTGAGACTGGACCAGAAGGCCACTTGGCCTGACTCGTTCAGGGCAATCTCATCGAAAAACGCGTAGGTGCCGTTGCCTGTAGGGGTCGCCTGTCCCCGGCGCGCGATCTGGACCGGGCCGGTCACGCCGTCGCCGCGGAAGATGCCATCCTGATCGAGCAGGCCCCCGCCGTTGTTCAGGTTGATGGACCCATTGAATGCCGCCTGACCGGCATCGTTCATCACGTAGTATTCGCCGAAGAACGAAAAGACGCCGACCGCGTCCGGGGCAGGCTGGCCCTCACGGACGATGGGGATGGGAGCCGCGACGCCGTTGCTTTTGAAGATCCCGGAATCGTCGCTGGTGCCGCCCGTGGTTCCGGACAAATAGATCAGGAAGACGGCCACGTCGTGATTGTTCAATGCGGGATCCCTGAAGGTGGAGAAGACGCCATTGCCGTCCGGAGAAGCCTGTCCTTTGCGCACGAGTTGGACCGCTTCGGTGCCGCTGTTGCCGCGCATGATGACGAGGTTGTCGTCGGCGCCGCCGCTGGTGCTGCCGAGAACCGATCTGAAGGCGACCTGCCCGGAATTGCTGATCGAGGGGACTTCGACGAAGGTGTAGGTGCCGTTGCCTCCGGGCACCGATTGGCCATAGATCGCGATCACAACGGTGGCCGCTGAGGAGGTGCCGGGCAGGGCCGCGACAAGGAAGGGGAGGGCCTGGACGCACAGGGACAGGGCGGTAAATTTCATGGGAGGAGGGGAAGGGTTGGAGGGGAAGGGGAGGGAGAGCCGGACCTTGATCCGAGCCCATGGCGGGGGAAATCGGAACTGGGCGATCAGCTAATGGCATAGCCCACATATCACGGCTTGTCCACTCGTCGCGGAATGGATGGCAAGATCGCGACTTCCAGCCACGAGCCGTGGTCCCGGTTGCTTCCCGCTCCGGGCGGCCCTCCGGGCCTCCCGCGATCGTGGCGGACGGCACGAAAAAGGGCGGCCTCGCGGCCGCCCTTTTCGTTTTGGAAGTGGAAGTTATTGCTCTTTCTTCTCCTCCGCCGGCTTGTCCTCGGCTGGCTTCTCCTCTGCCGGTTTGTTTTCCTTCGGCATCTCCTCGCCCTCTTCGAGCGGCGGGATGGCGATCGGCGGAGTCACCGCTTCCACCGGCTTGCGAGCCGGTCTGGGCGGAACCTGGATCGGCGGGGTCGCGACGCCGCCGCCGGGAGGGAAACCAGGGGGAAGGCCGGATGGCGCCGCGTTGTTCGCGGCGGGAGCTTCCGGCTTCTTGATGAGCTCGGCACGCGGCTTGAGCAAGGCATCGACGGTGTACTTCGTCACCTGGAAGGTCTTCCCGTTCATCGCCTTTTCGGCGGCCAAGCGCTTCTCCAGTTCCGTCTTGCGATCGGCGAAGGCCTTGTCCTTTGCCTTGGCGTCTTCCGCGGACTCCTTCTCCTCCTTCTTGCGCTCGGTGGGCAGGGTGCCTTCCACATCCACGGTCATCAGGTAGTTTTCCTCCGGCGGCGCGGCGTTCGGGTCGGCCTCCTTCGGCTTCTCGGCCTCGATGGGAGTGAGGGTGATGTTGTAGACGAAGCCCTCGAAGGTCTCGATCTTCACCGTGCGCATCTCGAGCGCCTTGCCCATGTCGCTGGCCTTGTCCGCCGACACCACGTCCTCGAAGCGGGCGTAGGAGAACAAGCTCTTGAGCGTGCTGGCGGCGGTGGTATCGAGCGTCTCGCCCGCCTGGGCGCCATCGAGCGTGAACTCGCCATTCTCGTCGGCGCGGGTGACCTTCCAGTCGACCTTGTCCGGCTGGGCCGCCGGGCTGACGGTGACGCTCTTGATCTTCTCGACCTTGAGGAATTCGTCATTCAACCAGCTCTTCGGCTCCGGGGTCAGGGCGGAGAACATCTCGCTCACCTTGTAGACGCCAGTCTCGTCGGCATGGTTGCGGACGAAGCGGCCGGTTGACCCGCCGCCGCCGCCCATCATCGAGGCCATCGGATCATCACCGGCGGCTTGCAGGTTCTTGCCCAGCGTGATGTGGGCGAGTTCGGTGCCGGCGTCATTCGACAGCACGACTTCGGTGCCGCGATCCTCCGGCTTGGAAGCACCGGGATCCATGCCGAAGCGAGGGGCATACGACGGAGCGGCTTCCACGCCCTCGGTGACTTTCACCTCTGCCAACGAGCGGAGGAAATCGTTCACCGAGGTGGTCTTGGCCGGGTAGCCCTCGCGCTCTTCGATGGTCCACTTGCCGTCCTTGCGGACCAGCGTGGTGGTGTTTTCACCGGAGCTCACCTTGATCTTCGCCACCTGATCGGCGGGGAAGTCGGCGAGCACGGTCTGTCCGCGGCTGCGTTCGGTCTTGCTCTCGGCGCCCTTCGAGTTGCCCGAGCGCGTGAAGAACGCGGCGGCGGCAAGCACGATGGCGACGATCCAGAGGACAACGACTTGGCGTTTGTTCATGGCTGGAGTGGGTAAAGGTAGGTAAGGGGATTAGCGGGCGCGGGTGGCAGTGCGGCGTTTCACGAACAGGCCCAGCCCGATCAGGATGACCGTCAGCGGCATGAAGGCGACGTTGTAGAGGGTGGCCTTGCCCGAGATCTTATCCTTCTCGCGCTTGAGGTCCTTCTCCATTTCACGGAGTTCCTTGCGGGCGCTGACCTGCTTGGCGCGACCCTCGCGGATCTTCGCTTCCAAGTCGGAGTCCATGAAGACGCGGTCACCTTGGGCGCGTTGTTGGACCAGCGTGTTGATCTCCTCGCTGACCTTATCGAGTTCCTTCTGCTTTTCGTCGATCTTCTCGCCGGACTTGCGGGTGAACTCGGACTCGAGGTCCTTGATCTTGGTGAAAGGGCGGGCGATCGCCGCGCGGCTGCGGGCACCGATCAGGTGCGTGGACGAGGCTGCCTGGTCGACGATGTTGAACAGGAGCGACGAGTTGCCATTGATCGGCTGCGCCATCTGCATGCCGCCGAAGCGCTGCACGCGGTAGGCGAACTGGTCGAAAAAGACATCGATGTCGGAAATCAGGAAGACATTGCCTTCCTTGGTCGCCTCGGTGAGAGCGGCCGGCTTTTCGTCCTTCTTTTCCTCCTCCTTCTTCTTCTCGCCTTCCTTCGATTCGTCTTTCTTCTCTTCAGGCTTGGCCTCTTCGCCCGGCTTGCCCTTCGGGAAGGCGGACTTGAAGTTGCCCTTGAGGTGCATCACCAGGTCATAGGGTTTCGCTTCCTTGATGGTGCGTGCCAGGTTGGGGTCGAGCTGGGATGCCTTCATGGCATCGACAAGGCCGGCCTTGTCCGAGGACTTCACCAGCGAGTTGATCGCCACGCCGGCTCCGCCGGTCTTGCTCAGGCCGCCGGCCAGGAAAAAGACCAGGCTATTGAGGTCGCGGGTGATCACGTTGTCCTTCTGCGGCATGCCTTCCTTCGGCACTGTCAGCACCGCCAAGCCCGGGCGGCTGCCGTTCATCGTGGTCTGGTAGTTCTGGTCACCGACCACTTGGGTGTTCATCCCGACTCCCCAGGCACCGAGCAGCGTCGGCAGCGTCGAGGCCGTCGGCGGGCCGCCACCCATCATCGGATTGCCGCCGCCACTCATCTGTGCGGCCACCGAGTAAGGGTCGATGCATGCAACCACCGTGCCGCCCTGCAGCAGGTACTGGTCGATTGCGAACTCCGCCTCGGGCGTGATGGCCGCCGGGTGGAATACCAGCAGCACGTCGATCGCCGGATCGATTTTCTCCGGGGTCATCGTCAGGTCCTTCACCTCGTAGGACTGTGCGAGCTGCGAGTAGAACACCCACGGCGGGGTGCCCTGCTGGCCCTGCATCATCATCATCGGGTTCTGGTTGCCGGCGATCGGCAGGCCGGACATCAGGCCGATGACCGGCTTGTCGGCGCGGGAGACCTCGGAGATCGCCTTGGAGATCTCATACTCCAGCATGGTCTCCTGGGTTGGATCGATGAAGGGAATCGTCGCCGTGCGGTCGATGCACGAGACGGCCAGGCCGAAGTAGAGGTTCTGGTCCTCGAAGCGCTGGCCGCGGATGCCGTCGAGATTGGCGGCGTCCTCGGCATCGGTGTCGGGCTGGGGATCCAGTTCCTCCACCCGCAGCTTGCCGCCGGAGAGGTTCTGGTATTCGGCCAGCAGGTCGTCCACGCGGCGCATGTGGAGCTTCAGGTCCTCCGGCATGTAGTCCGAACTACGGGTCGCGTAGTAGCGGATGGTGACCGGGGCGCCGAGCTCCTTGAGGATGCCGCGGGTGCCTTCGGAAAGGGTATGCACCTTGTCCTCGGTGAAGTCGGCATTCTTGTGGCCGGCTCCCAGCGAGGAGATCAACAGGTTGGCCGAGACGACGATGACGCCGAGGGCGGTGATCGCGAGAATCGCGCGCGCCATCGGGTGGACGGTCTTTGCTTGCGTGCTCATGAATCGGAATCGGAATGGGTGATGGGTTTCAGGCGCGCTTGGCGGAAAGGATCGCGCTGGTGCCCAGCAGCGAGGCGAAGATGATGGTGAGGAACCAGACCGCATCCTGGAGGCGGAAGGATCCGCGGCTCAGCGAGCGGAAGTGATCCCACACGCCCAGCGAACTCAGGGCGCTGGCGACGTTGTTGGAAGTGGCCTTGCCGACCTCGCGGACGAAGTCGTCGTAGCCGCTCAGCACCATCGTCACGCAGATGACCACGGCGATGATGAGGCAGACCACTTGGTCGCGGGTGCAGGCGGAGGCCAGCATGGTGACCGCCAGGAAGGTGCAGCAGACCAGGAAGCTGCCCAGATAGCCGGCGAAGATGACGCCGTTGTCCGGGTCGCCGAGCCAATTGACCGTGATCACGATCGGGAAGGTCAGCAGCAGCGCGGTGAACCACACCACGCAGGAAGCGAGGTACTTGCCAAAGATCGCGCTCCAAACGGAGATCGGGAACGTGCCCAGCAGCTCGATGGTGCCGGTGCGCTGCTCATCCGACCACAATTTCATGCCGACGGCCGGCACCAGCACCATGAAGATCCACGGGTGCCAGAAGAAGAACGAGTACTCCAGCGAGGCATCGCCCACGCGCATGAAGTTCCCGAAGGTGAAGGTGAAACCCAGCGAGAGCAGCAGGAACACGACGATAATCGCGTAAGCTGTCGGTTGGGTGAAGTAGCTGGAAAGCTCGCGCTTGAAGATGGTCCAGGTGTTCATTTTGTGGGGAAAGGAATTGGGTGATTGGGATATTGGCGATTGAGGTCTCTAGATCCTCAATTCCCTGAATTTAATAATCTCCTAATATCCAGCCGATCAGGCCGCGGTATCCAGTGTGGTGACCTTTCGGAACAAATCCGTCAGCGAGCCTTTGCCCTTGGCAATCAGCTCCGCTGGCGTGCCGTCTTCCACGATCCGGCCACGATCGACGATGACCGCGCGGGTGCAGGAGGCCTCCACTTCTTCCAGGATGTGTGTGGAAAACAGGATCGCCTTGGTTTCGCCGAGCCGCTTGATGAGCTGGCGGACCTCGTGCTTCTGGTTCGGGTCCAGACCGTCGGTCGGCTCGTCCAGGATCAGCACCTCCGGGTCATGGAGCAGCGCTTGGGCGAGGCAGGTGCGGTGGCGGTAACCCTTTGACAGCGTGTCGATCGCTTGGAAGGCCACGCTTTGCAGGAAGCAGGTCTCGATCGCCCGCTCGACTGCGTCCTTTTTGGTGTTCCCTCTCAGCCCGCGCACATCGGCGCAGAACCGGAGGAAGCCAGTGACGGTCATGTCGTTATAGAGCGGAGCGGATTCCGGCAGGTAACCGACTTTCTTTTTCGCCTCGTTCGGCTGGTCGACGATGGAATGGCCGCAGATTTTCGCATCGCCCGAGGAAGGCGGCAGGAAACCGGTGACCATGCGCATGGTGGTGGACTTGCCGGCGCCATTGGGGCCGAGGAAACCGAGCACTTCGCCTTTCCGGACGGAAAACGAAAGGTGATCGACGGCGGTCTTTTTGCCGAACTGTTTGGACAGATTCTCGACTTCGATCATGGGAGTCAGGGTAGGGTCTCTGGTGGACGCTTCGCGGAGCGACGCAGGTCGCGACGTGCGTCTGAAAAAATGGCTGGGGCATGTCATGGCAAGGGAAAAGGAGTGTCAGCGGGGGATGAGAGCCGTTCCGGCGGACCTGCGCGCCCGAATTCCGGAGTTGCCCGGCGATTTGCCTGAAGCCTGCGCCTCTATGAACCGGAGCATTGCCCGATTGCGGGAAACGCGATAGCCTGAGGACATGATCAGCCAAGAGTCACCGTCCCTTCTAGGCCGGATCGTGATCGACCCAGAAGTCTGCCACGGCAAGCCGGTGGTGCGCGGACTGCGTTACCCGGTGGAGTCGCTGCTGGAATATCTGGCCGGCGGCGATAGCATGGAAGAGGTGCTGGATGAGTTTCCCGATCTGGAACGGGAAGACCTGCTCGCTTGCCTGCAATTCGCGACGGAATCCCTGAAATTGCGGACCCGGCACCTGGCGGTGGCATGAGGTTTTTGATCGATGCTCATTTGCCCCCGGGCCTGCGGACGGTTTTTCGCGAGGCGGGCCACGACGCGATCCTCACGCTGGACCTGCCGGAGCAGAACGCGGCGAGGGACGGGATTCTAAACCAGGTATCCGCGGAGGAGCGGCGGGTGGTAGTGTCGAAGGATACGGACTTCTTTCATTCGCATCTGCTGCACGGCCGCCCGTGGAAGCTGGTGCTGGTGCGAACGGGAAACCTCGGTGTGCGGGCGACGAAGGAAATGTTTGCGACGCACTTGCCGTCGATCGTCGCAGCGCTGGAAGAGTGCTCGCTGGTGGAGTTGGATCAGCAGCGGATTTCCATCGTGGTGTAGTCTCGTCGCGGATTTTTCACCTGACCCGGCTTGGCGGAAATGGTTATTCAGAGTTGATGAGCGCCCCGGAGTCGGAGACCAAGCTGGAGCGCAAGTCCGCGGCCCGTCGGCCCCCGCGTTTGAAGAGGATGCTGCGGGTTTCGTTGCTCGTGGCCATGATCGCGGGCATCTCCATTTTCTTCGACTTCCCGGCCATCCGCGATGCTCCGCTATA containing:
- a CDS encoding DUF7453 family protein, whose amino-acid sequence is MKFTALSLCVQALPFLVAALPGTSSAATVVIAIYGQSVPGGNGTYTFVEVPSISNSGQVAFRSVLGSTSGGADDNLVIMRGNSGTEAVQLVRKGQASPDGNGVFSTFRDPALNNHDVAVFLIYLSGTTGGTSDDSGIFKSNGVAAPIPIVREGQPAPDAVGVFSFFGEYYVMNDAGQAAFNGSINLNNGGGLLDQDGIFRGDGVTGPVQIARRGQATPTGNGTYAFFDEIALNESGQVAFWSSLTGTTGGGNDNEGVFRGDGAAPTVTIAREGQAVPAGNGEFFLFNSPVMNDAGQVAFFANLRNTSGGDNDNLGIFRGDGATGPVTIARRGEAVPGGSGTFWMFGRETINQAGVVAVTVDINLNNGEGPYDEEGIILGDGTPGGITMVARTGQAVPGGNGTLYTFTNPALNNAGQLAFRASILKPGGGSEFGLFFFDPLEGLFLICRAGAPFLGSTVDTFNFFNSGGYPTDGRTGLNESGEVAFEFVLDNGKEGIARWSTAPGPVIPLQITDFQMEPPPPWDPFGYAQVILQWKTSSNATSFNVRYSDDLSLPTSEWPLMGAPVPREEPVTTFETGIPAFFLPPKLFFVVEEVE
- a CDS encoding DUF4340 domain-containing protein, translated to MNKRQVVVLWIVAIVLAAAAFFTRSGNSKGAESKTERSRGQTVLADFPADQVAKIKVSSGENTTTLVRKDGKWTIEEREGYPAKTTSVNDFLRSLAEVKVTEGVEAAPSYAPRFGMDPGASKPEDRGTEVVLSNDAGTELAHITLGKNLQAAGDDPMASMMGGGGGSTGRFVRNHADETGVYKVSEMFSALTPEPKSWLNDEFLKVEKIKSVTVSPAAQPDKVDWKVTRADENGEFTLDGAQAGETLDTTAASTLKSLFSYARFEDVVSADKASDMGKALEMRTVKIETFEGFVYNITLTPIEAEKPKEADPNAAPPEENYLMTVDVEGTLPTERKKEEKESAEDAKAKDKAFADRKTELEKRLAAEKAMNGKTFQVTKYTVDALLKPRAELIKKPEAPAANNAAPSGLPPGFPPGGGVATPPIQVPPRPARKPVEAVTPPIAIPPLEEGEEMPKENKPAEEKPAEDKPAEEKKEQ
- a CDS encoding Gldg family protein; amino-acid sequence: MSTQAKTVHPMARAILAITALGVIVVSANLLISSLGAGHKNADFTEDKVHTLSEGTRGILKELGAPVTIRYYATRSSDYMPEDLKLHMRRVDDLLAEYQNLSGGKLRVEELDPQPDTDAEDAANLDGIRGQRFEDQNLYFGLAVSCIDRTATIPFIDPTQETMLEYEISKAISEVSRADKPVIGLMSGLPIAGNQNPMMMMQGQQGTPPWVFYSQLAQSYEVKDLTMTPEKIDPAIDVLLVFHPAAITPEAEFAIDQYLLQGGTVVACIDPYSVAAQMSGGGNPMMGGGPPTASTLPTLLGAWGVGMNTQVVGDQNYQTTMNGSRPGLAVLTVPKEGMPQKDNVITRDLNSLVFFLAGGLSKTGGAGVAINSLVKSSDKAGLVDAMKASQLDPNLARTIKEAKPYDLVMHLKGNFKSAFPKGKPGEEAKPEEKKDESKEGEKKKEEEKKDEKPAALTEATKEGNVFLISDIDVFFDQFAYRVQRFGGMQMAQPINGNSSLLFNIVDQAASSTHLIGARSRAAIARPFTKIKDLESEFTRKSGEKIDEKQKELDKVSEEINTLVQQRAQGDRVFMDSDLEAKIREGRAKQVSARKELREMEKDLKREKDKISGKATLYNVAFMPLTVILIGLGLFVKRRTATRAR
- a CDS encoding ABC transporter permease, whose amino-acid sequence is MNTWTIFKRELSSYFTQPTAYAIIVVFLLLSLGFTFTFGNFMRVGDASLEYSFFFWHPWIFMVLVPAVGMKLWSDEQRTGTIELLGTFPISVWSAIFGKYLASCVVWFTALLLTFPIVITVNWLGDPDNGVIFAGYLGSFLVCCTFLAVTMLASACTRDQVVCLIIAVVICVTMVLSGYDDFVREVGKATSNNVASALSSLGVWDHFRSLSRGSFRLQDAVWFLTIIFASLLGTSAILSAKRA
- a CDS encoding DUF433 domain-containing protein — protein: MISQESPSLLGRIVIDPEVCHGKPVVRGLRYPVESLLEYLAGGDSMEEVLDEFPDLEREDLLACLQFATESLKLRTRHLAVA
- a CDS encoding DUF5615 family PIN-like protein → MRFLIDAHLPPGLRTVFREAGHDAILTLDLPEQNAARDGILNQVSAEERRVVVSKDTDFFHSHLLHGRPWKLVLVRTGNLGVRATKEMFATHLPSIVAALEECSLVELDQQRISIVV